From the Oncorhynchus nerka isolate Pitt River linkage group LG20, Oner_Uvic_2.0, whole genome shotgun sequence genome, one window contains:
- the LOC115102046 gene encoding RNA-binding protein 39-like isoform X3, with product MADDFDIEAMLEAPYRKDEIKSSSANGHEERSSKKKKRSHSRSSRSPSSDKRRSKSKDRKKSRDRKRSKSREKKRSRSKERRRSGSHSRERAGRYRGRRSPFRRRSRSRSPFKKDKSPVRQPIDNLTPEERDARTVFCMQLAARIRPRDLEDFFSAVGKVRDVRMISDRNSRRSKGIAYIEFLEANSVPLAIGLTGQRLLGVPIIVQASQAEKNRAAAMANNLQKGNAGPMRLYVGSLHFNITEDMLRGIFEPFGRIESIQLMMDSETARSKGYGFISFADAECAKKALEQLNGFELAGRPMKVGNVTERTDSSTASSFLDNDELERTGIDLGTTGRLQLMARLAEGTGLQIPPAAQQALQMSGSMHSSSIHFGNMAAGTDIQARLNPPPEAVANPAMNLGPSMNQAMNLPTQPLATHCLQLSNMFSPQSENEPGWDIEIQDDVMEECNKHGGIVHIYVDKNSPQGNVYVKCPTIPTAMAAVNALHGRWFAGKMITAAYVPLPTYHNLFPDSVTATQLLMPSRR from the exons ATGGCAGACGATTTTGACATTGAGGCTATGCTAGAGGCTCCATACAGAAAG GATGAGATCAAGTCCTCTAGCGCTAATGGACATGAGGAGCGCAGTAGTAAGAA GAAAAAGAGGAGCCACAGTAGGAGTAGTCGGAGCCCGAGCTCTGACAAGCGCAGAAGCAAGAGCAAAGACAGGAAGAAGAGCCGGGACAGGAAGAGGAGCAAGAGTCGGGAGAAGAAACGCAGCCGCAGTAAGGAGCGCCGCCGCAGCGGCTCCCATAGCAGGGAGCGTGCCGGGCGCTACAGAGGACGCCGCAGCCCCTT TCGTAGGCGCTCAAGAAGTCGTAGTCCCTTCAAGAAAGACAAGAGTCCAGTAAG GCAACCAATTGACAACCTGACCCCAGAGGAGAGGGATGCCCGTACTGTGTTCTGTATGCAGCTGGCAGCCAGAATCCGACCACGAGATCTAGAGGACTTCTTCTCTGCTGTGGGGAAA GTGAGAGACGTGAGGATGATCTCCGATAGAAACTCCAGGAGGTCAAAGGGCATCGCCTACATAGAGTTTCTGGAGGCGAATTCGGTCCCATTGGCCATTGGTTTGACTGGACAGAGACTTCTTGGAGTGCCCATCATTGTCCAGGCCTCTCAG gctgAGAAGAACAGAGCAGCAGCAATGGCCAACAACCTTCAGAAGGGTAATGCTGGCCCCATGCGGCTGTACGTGGGCTCTCTGCACTTCAACATCACAGAGGACATGCTGCGAGGCATCTTTGAGCCTTTCGGAAGG ATTGAGAGCATACAGCTGATGATGGACAGTGAAACTGCACGATCCAAAGGATATGGTTTCATCTCA TTTGCAGATGCAGAGTGCGCTAAGAAAGCATTGGAGCAGCTGAATGGCTTTGAGCTGGCCGGACGGCCCATGAAGGTTGGTAACGTGACAGAACGCACTGACTCCTCCACCGCCAGCTCCTTCCTGGACAACGACGAGCTGGAGAGGACGGGCATTGACCTGGGCACCACTGGGCGCCTGCAGCTCATGGCCCGGCTGGCAGAGG GTACTGGTCTTCAGATTCCTCCAGCTGCACAACAGGCTCTACAGATGAGTGGTTCCATGCACTCCTCTTCAATCCACTTCGGCAACATGGCAGCTGGTACAG ACATACAAGCCAGGCTGAACCCACCCCCTGAAG CTGTCGCCAACCCTGCCATGAACCTGGGTCCAAGCATGAACCAGGCCATGAACCTCCCAACTCAACCACTGGCTACACACTGCCTACAGCTGTCCAACATGTTCAGCCCACAGTC GGAAAATGAGCCTGGTTGGGACATCGAGATTCAAGATGACGTCATGGAGGAGTGCAACAAACATGGTGGAATTGTCCATATATATGTCGACAAGAACTCACCTCAG GGCAACGTGTACGTAAAATGCCCCACTATCCCAACAGCGATGGCTGCAGTGAATGCCCTACATGGACGGTGGTTTGCAG GTAAAATGATCACTGCGGCGTACGTACCCCTCCCAACCTACCATAACCTTTTCCCTGATTCAGTAACGGCCACCCAGCTACTGATGCCTTCGCGGCGATAA
- the LOC115102046 gene encoding RNA-binding protein 39-like isoform X4: MADDFDIEAMLEAPYRKDEIKSSSANGHEERSSKKKKRSHSRSSRSPSSDKRRSKSKDRKKSRDRKRSKSREKKRSRSKERRRSGSHSRERAGRYRGRRSPFRRRSRSRSPFKKDKSPVRQPIDNLTPEERDARTVFCMQLAARIRPRDLEDFFSAVGKVRDVRMISDRNSRRSKGIAYIEFLEANSVPLAIGLTGQRLLGVPIIVQASQAEKNRAAAMANNLQKGNAGPMRLYVGSLHFNITEDMLRGIFEPFGRIESIQLMMDSETARSKGYGFISFADAECAKKALEQLNGFELAGRPMKVGNVTERTDSSTASSFLDNDELERTGIDLGTTGRLQLMARLAEGTGLQIPPAAQQALQMSGSMHSSSIHFGNMAAGTAVANPAMNLGPSMNQAMNLPTQPLATHCLQLSNMFSPQSENEPGWDIEIQDDVMEECNKHGGIVHIYVDKNSPQGNVYVKCPTIPTAMAAVNALHGRWFAGKMITAAYVPLPTYHNLFPDSVTATQLLMPSRR; this comes from the exons ATGGCAGACGATTTTGACATTGAGGCTATGCTAGAGGCTCCATACAGAAAG GATGAGATCAAGTCCTCTAGCGCTAATGGACATGAGGAGCGCAGTAGTAAGAA GAAAAAGAGGAGCCACAGTAGGAGTAGTCGGAGCCCGAGCTCTGACAAGCGCAGAAGCAAGAGCAAAGACAGGAAGAAGAGCCGGGACAGGAAGAGGAGCAAGAGTCGGGAGAAGAAACGCAGCCGCAGTAAGGAGCGCCGCCGCAGCGGCTCCCATAGCAGGGAGCGTGCCGGGCGCTACAGAGGACGCCGCAGCCCCTT TCGTAGGCGCTCAAGAAGTCGTAGTCCCTTCAAGAAAGACAAGAGTCCAGTAAG GCAACCAATTGACAACCTGACCCCAGAGGAGAGGGATGCCCGTACTGTGTTCTGTATGCAGCTGGCAGCCAGAATCCGACCACGAGATCTAGAGGACTTCTTCTCTGCTGTGGGGAAA GTGAGAGACGTGAGGATGATCTCCGATAGAAACTCCAGGAGGTCAAAGGGCATCGCCTACATAGAGTTTCTGGAGGCGAATTCGGTCCCATTGGCCATTGGTTTGACTGGACAGAGACTTCTTGGAGTGCCCATCATTGTCCAGGCCTCTCAG gctgAGAAGAACAGAGCAGCAGCAATGGCCAACAACCTTCAGAAGGGTAATGCTGGCCCCATGCGGCTGTACGTGGGCTCTCTGCACTTCAACATCACAGAGGACATGCTGCGAGGCATCTTTGAGCCTTTCGGAAGG ATTGAGAGCATACAGCTGATGATGGACAGTGAAACTGCACGATCCAAAGGATATGGTTTCATCTCA TTTGCAGATGCAGAGTGCGCTAAGAAAGCATTGGAGCAGCTGAATGGCTTTGAGCTGGCCGGACGGCCCATGAAGGTTGGTAACGTGACAGAACGCACTGACTCCTCCACCGCCAGCTCCTTCCTGGACAACGACGAGCTGGAGAGGACGGGCATTGACCTGGGCACCACTGGGCGCCTGCAGCTCATGGCCCGGCTGGCAGAGG GTACTGGTCTTCAGATTCCTCCAGCTGCACAACAGGCTCTACAGATGAGTGGTTCCATGCACTCCTCTTCAATCCACTTCGGCAACATGGCAGCTGGTACAG CTGTCGCCAACCCTGCCATGAACCTGGGTCCAAGCATGAACCAGGCCATGAACCTCCCAACTCAACCACTGGCTACACACTGCCTACAGCTGTCCAACATGTTCAGCCCACAGTC GGAAAATGAGCCTGGTTGGGACATCGAGATTCAAGATGACGTCATGGAGGAGTGCAACAAACATGGTGGAATTGTCCATATATATGTCGACAAGAACTCACCTCAG GGCAACGTGTACGTAAAATGCCCCACTATCCCAACAGCGATGGCTGCAGTGAATGCCCTACATGGACGGTGGTTTGCAG GTAAAATGATCACTGCGGCGTACGTACCCCTCCCAACCTACCATAACCTTTTCCCTGATTCAGTAACGGCCACCCAGCTACTGATGCCTTCGCGGCGATAA
- the LOC115102046 gene encoding RNA-binding protein 39-like isoform X1 has translation MADDFDIEAMLEAPYRKDEIKSSSANGHEERSSKKKKRSHSRSSRSPSSDKRRSKSKDRKKSRDRKRSKSREKKRSRSKERRRSGSHSRERAGRYRGRRSPFLGPKFNGGPGGKIGPPHANKLSRRRSRSRSPFKKDKSPVRQPIDNLTPEERDARTVFCMQLAARIRPRDLEDFFSAVGKVRDVRMISDRNSRRSKGIAYIEFLEANSVPLAIGLTGQRLLGVPIIVQASQAEKNRAAAMANNLQKGNAGPMRLYVGSLHFNITEDMLRGIFEPFGRIESIQLMMDSETARSKGYGFISFADAECAKKALEQLNGFELAGRPMKVGNVTERTDSSTASSFLDNDELERTGIDLGTTGRLQLMARLAEGTGLQIPPAAQQALQMSGSMHSSSIHFGNMAAGTDIQARLNPPPEAVANPAMNLGPSMNQAMNLPTQPLATHCLQLSNMFSPQSENEPGWDIEIQDDVMEECNKHGGIVHIYVDKNSPQGNVYVKCPTIPTAMAAVNALHGRWFAGKMITAAYVPLPTYHNLFPDSVTATQLLMPSRR, from the exons ATGGCAGACGATTTTGACATTGAGGCTATGCTAGAGGCTCCATACAGAAAG GATGAGATCAAGTCCTCTAGCGCTAATGGACATGAGGAGCGCAGTAGTAAGAA GAAAAAGAGGAGCCACAGTAGGAGTAGTCGGAGCCCGAGCTCTGACAAGCGCAGAAGCAAGAGCAAAGACAGGAAGAAGAGCCGGGACAGGAAGAGGAGCAAGAGTCGGGAGAAGAAACGCAGCCGCAGTAAGGAGCGCCGCCGCAGCGGCTCCCATAGCAGGGAGCGTGCCGGGCGCTACAGAGGACGCCGCAGCCCCTT TTTGGGGCCGAAATTTAACGGTGGTCCAGGAGGGAAGATTGGCCCACCACATGCCAACAAACTAAG TCGTAGGCGCTCAAGAAGTCGTAGTCCCTTCAAGAAAGACAAGAGTCCAGTAAG GCAACCAATTGACAACCTGACCCCAGAGGAGAGGGATGCCCGTACTGTGTTCTGTATGCAGCTGGCAGCCAGAATCCGACCACGAGATCTAGAGGACTTCTTCTCTGCTGTGGGGAAA GTGAGAGACGTGAGGATGATCTCCGATAGAAACTCCAGGAGGTCAAAGGGCATCGCCTACATAGAGTTTCTGGAGGCGAATTCGGTCCCATTGGCCATTGGTTTGACTGGACAGAGACTTCTTGGAGTGCCCATCATTGTCCAGGCCTCTCAG gctgAGAAGAACAGAGCAGCAGCAATGGCCAACAACCTTCAGAAGGGTAATGCTGGCCCCATGCGGCTGTACGTGGGCTCTCTGCACTTCAACATCACAGAGGACATGCTGCGAGGCATCTTTGAGCCTTTCGGAAGG ATTGAGAGCATACAGCTGATGATGGACAGTGAAACTGCACGATCCAAAGGATATGGTTTCATCTCA TTTGCAGATGCAGAGTGCGCTAAGAAAGCATTGGAGCAGCTGAATGGCTTTGAGCTGGCCGGACGGCCCATGAAGGTTGGTAACGTGACAGAACGCACTGACTCCTCCACCGCCAGCTCCTTCCTGGACAACGACGAGCTGGAGAGGACGGGCATTGACCTGGGCACCACTGGGCGCCTGCAGCTCATGGCCCGGCTGGCAGAGG GTACTGGTCTTCAGATTCCTCCAGCTGCACAACAGGCTCTACAGATGAGTGGTTCCATGCACTCCTCTTCAATCCACTTCGGCAACATGGCAGCTGGTACAG ACATACAAGCCAGGCTGAACCCACCCCCTGAAG CTGTCGCCAACCCTGCCATGAACCTGGGTCCAAGCATGAACCAGGCCATGAACCTCCCAACTCAACCACTGGCTACACACTGCCTACAGCTGTCCAACATGTTCAGCCCACAGTC GGAAAATGAGCCTGGTTGGGACATCGAGATTCAAGATGACGTCATGGAGGAGTGCAACAAACATGGTGGAATTGTCCATATATATGTCGACAAGAACTCACCTCAG GGCAACGTGTACGTAAAATGCCCCACTATCCCAACAGCGATGGCTGCAGTGAATGCCCTACATGGACGGTGGTTTGCAG GTAAAATGATCACTGCGGCGTACGTACCCCTCCCAACCTACCATAACCTTTTCCCTGATTCAGTAACGGCCACCCAGCTACTGATGCCTTCGCGGCGATAA
- the LOC115102046 gene encoding RNA-binding protein 39-like isoform X2 produces the protein MADDFDIEAMLEAPYRKDEIKSSSANGHEERSSKKKKRSHSRSSRSPSSDKRRSKSKDRKKSRDRKRSKSREKKRSRSKERRRSGSHSRERAGRYRGRRSPFLGPKFNGGPGGKIGPPHANKLSRRRSRSRSPFKKDKSPVRQPIDNLTPEERDARTVFCMQLAARIRPRDLEDFFSAVGKVRDVRMISDRNSRRSKGIAYIEFLEANSVPLAIGLTGQRLLGVPIIVQASQAEKNRAAAMANNLQKGNAGPMRLYVGSLHFNITEDMLRGIFEPFGRIESIQLMMDSETARSKGYGFISFADAECAKKALEQLNGFELAGRPMKVGNVTERTDSSTASSFLDNDELERTGIDLGTTGRLQLMARLAEGTGLQIPPAAQQALQMSGSMHSSSIHFGNMAAGTAVANPAMNLGPSMNQAMNLPTQPLATHCLQLSNMFSPQSENEPGWDIEIQDDVMEECNKHGGIVHIYVDKNSPQGNVYVKCPTIPTAMAAVNALHGRWFAGKMITAAYVPLPTYHNLFPDSVTATQLLMPSRR, from the exons ATGGCAGACGATTTTGACATTGAGGCTATGCTAGAGGCTCCATACAGAAAG GATGAGATCAAGTCCTCTAGCGCTAATGGACATGAGGAGCGCAGTAGTAAGAA GAAAAAGAGGAGCCACAGTAGGAGTAGTCGGAGCCCGAGCTCTGACAAGCGCAGAAGCAAGAGCAAAGACAGGAAGAAGAGCCGGGACAGGAAGAGGAGCAAGAGTCGGGAGAAGAAACGCAGCCGCAGTAAGGAGCGCCGCCGCAGCGGCTCCCATAGCAGGGAGCGTGCCGGGCGCTACAGAGGACGCCGCAGCCCCTT TTTGGGGCCGAAATTTAACGGTGGTCCAGGAGGGAAGATTGGCCCACCACATGCCAACAAACTAAG TCGTAGGCGCTCAAGAAGTCGTAGTCCCTTCAAGAAAGACAAGAGTCCAGTAAG GCAACCAATTGACAACCTGACCCCAGAGGAGAGGGATGCCCGTACTGTGTTCTGTATGCAGCTGGCAGCCAGAATCCGACCACGAGATCTAGAGGACTTCTTCTCTGCTGTGGGGAAA GTGAGAGACGTGAGGATGATCTCCGATAGAAACTCCAGGAGGTCAAAGGGCATCGCCTACATAGAGTTTCTGGAGGCGAATTCGGTCCCATTGGCCATTGGTTTGACTGGACAGAGACTTCTTGGAGTGCCCATCATTGTCCAGGCCTCTCAG gctgAGAAGAACAGAGCAGCAGCAATGGCCAACAACCTTCAGAAGGGTAATGCTGGCCCCATGCGGCTGTACGTGGGCTCTCTGCACTTCAACATCACAGAGGACATGCTGCGAGGCATCTTTGAGCCTTTCGGAAGG ATTGAGAGCATACAGCTGATGATGGACAGTGAAACTGCACGATCCAAAGGATATGGTTTCATCTCA TTTGCAGATGCAGAGTGCGCTAAGAAAGCATTGGAGCAGCTGAATGGCTTTGAGCTGGCCGGACGGCCCATGAAGGTTGGTAACGTGACAGAACGCACTGACTCCTCCACCGCCAGCTCCTTCCTGGACAACGACGAGCTGGAGAGGACGGGCATTGACCTGGGCACCACTGGGCGCCTGCAGCTCATGGCCCGGCTGGCAGAGG GTACTGGTCTTCAGATTCCTCCAGCTGCACAACAGGCTCTACAGATGAGTGGTTCCATGCACTCCTCTTCAATCCACTTCGGCAACATGGCAGCTGGTACAG CTGTCGCCAACCCTGCCATGAACCTGGGTCCAAGCATGAACCAGGCCATGAACCTCCCAACTCAACCACTGGCTACACACTGCCTACAGCTGTCCAACATGTTCAGCCCACAGTC GGAAAATGAGCCTGGTTGGGACATCGAGATTCAAGATGACGTCATGGAGGAGTGCAACAAACATGGTGGAATTGTCCATATATATGTCGACAAGAACTCACCTCAG GGCAACGTGTACGTAAAATGCCCCACTATCCCAACAGCGATGGCTGCAGTGAATGCCCTACATGGACGGTGGTTTGCAG GTAAAATGATCACTGCGGCGTACGTACCCCTCCCAACCTACCATAACCTTTTCCCTGATTCAGTAACGGCCACCCAGCTACTGATGCCTTCGCGGCGATAA